In Eubalaena glacialis isolate mEubGla1 chromosome 4, mEubGla1.1.hap2.+ XY, whole genome shotgun sequence, one DNA window encodes the following:
- the CLK4 gene encoding dual specificity protein kinase CLK4 isoform X3 → MDGIHVAVKIIKNVGRYREAARSEIQVLEHLNSTDPNSIFRCVQMLEWFDHHGHVCIVFELLGLSTYDFIKENSFLPFQIDHIRQMAYQICQSINFLHHNKLTHTDLKPENILFVKSDYVVKYNSKMKRDERTLKNTDIKVVDFGSATYDDEHHSTLVSTRHYRAPEVILALGWSQPCDVWSIGCILIEYYLGFTVFQTHDSKEHLAMMERILGPIPTHMIQKTRKHKYFHHNQLDWDEHSSAGRYVRRRCKPLKEFMLCHDEEHEKLFDLVRRMLEYDPVKRITLDEALQHPFFDLLKKK, encoded by the exons AT ggaTGGCATACATGTAGCAGTGAAAATCATAAAAAATGTGGGACGATATCGTGAAGCAGCTCGTTCAGAAATCCAAGTATTAGAGCATTTAAATAGTACTGATCCCAATAGCATCTT CCGATGTGTCCAGATGCTAGAATGGTTTGATCATCATGGTCATGTTTGTATTGTGTTTGAACTCCTGGGACTTAGTACCTAtgatttcattaaagaaaatagCTTTCTGCCATTTCAAATTGACCATATCAGGCAAATGGCATATCAGATCTGTCAGTCAATAAATT TTTTGCATCATAATAAATTAACCCATACAGATCTGAagcctgaaaatattttatttgtgaagTCTGACTATGTAGTCAAGTATAATTCGAAAATG AAACGTGATGAACGCACACTGAAAAACACAGATATCAAAGTTGTTGACTTTGGAAGTGCAACATACGATGATGAACATCATAGTACTTTGGTATCTACACGGCATTACAGAGCTCCAGAGGTCATTTTGG ctttaGGTTGGTCTCAGCCTTGTGATGTTTGGAGCATAGGTTGCATTCTTATTGAATATTACCTTGGTTTCACAGTCTTTCAG ACTCATGATAGTAAAGAGCACCTGGCAATGATGGAACGTATATTAGGACCCATACCAACACACATGATTCAGAAAACAAg GAAACACAAGTATTTTCATCATAATCAGCTAGATTGGGATGAACATAGTTCTGCTGGTAGATATGTTAGGAGACGCTGCAAACCATTaaag GAATTTATGCTTTGTCATGATGAAGAACATGAGAAACTGTTTGACCTGGTTCGAAGAATGTTAGAATATGATCCAGTGAAAAGAATTACCTTGGATGAAGCATTGCAGCATCCTTTCTTTgacttattaaaaaagaaatga